A portion of the Bifidobacterium lemurum genome contains these proteins:
- a CDS encoding F0F1 ATP synthase subunit delta — protein MRGEASRIADRESRDSLAPRLRDTREDAWRIGNELFTITNVLDHDIHLERALTDPSRPVADKEAVLRTILGDQAHEMTMTIMNDLVARKWSRVSDIANAVEDFAVDGMMYYADATGATLQVSVELAQLHSALLNLPVVRSKLYDASVPAEARIKLLLSLIGDQGFSKVTMRLAEHATCNLRNRRYLETIQWLINKFSRHMGESMVTVTTAVALNEEQIQRLTDVYSEKTGHPVHINSVVDPTVIGGMRVQVGDEVTDNTVVAQLQHLHRVVAA, from the coding sequence ATGCGAGGAGAGGCATCACGTATCGCCGATCGCGAGTCGCGTGACTCGCTGGCCCCGCGTCTCCGCGACACCCGTGAGGACGCGTGGCGCATTGGCAACGAGCTTTTCACCATCACGAACGTGCTGGACCATGACATCCATCTCGAACGCGCGCTCACCGATCCGTCCCGGCCGGTCGCCGACAAGGAGGCCGTGCTCAGGACGATTCTGGGCGATCAGGCGCACGAGATGACGATGACGATCATGAACGATCTGGTCGCCCGCAAGTGGAGCCGCGTCTCCGACATCGCCAACGCGGTGGAGGATTTCGCCGTGGACGGCATGATGTACTACGCCGACGCCACCGGCGCCACCTTGCAGGTGTCGGTCGAATTGGCGCAGCTGCATTCGGCGCTGCTCAACCTGCCCGTGGTGCGTTCCAAGCTCTATGACGCGAGCGTGCCCGCCGAAGCGCGCATCAAGCTGCTGCTCTCCCTGATCGGCGATCAGGGATTCAGCAAGGTCACGATGCGGCTGGCCGAGCATGCCACCTGCAATCTGCGAAACCGCCGTTATCTGGAGACGATCCAGTGGCTGATCAACAAGTTCTCGCGCCATATGGGCGAGTCCATGGTCACCGTGACCACGGCCGTCGCCTTGAACGAGGAGCAGATCCAGCGGCTGACCGACGTCTATTCCGAGAAAACCGGCCACCCGGTGCACATCAACTCGGTGGTGGATCCCACGGTGATCGGCGGCATGCGCGTCCAGGTGGGCGACGAGGTCACGGACAACACCGTGGTCGCGCAGCTGCAGCACCTGCACAGGGTCGTGGCGGCCTGA
- the atpA gene encoding F0F1 ATP synthase subunit alpha produces the protein MAELTIDPASIRKALDEFVESYKPSDTPTQEVGYVATAGDGIAHVTGLPGCMANELLTFEDGTLGLAFNLDAREIGVVILGDYAGIEEGQEVRRTGEVLSVPVGDGYLGRVVDPLGNPIDGLGEIQSEGRRILEAQAPDVMHRHPVDEPLSTGLKAIDAMTPIGRGQRQLIIGDRQTGKTAIAIDTIINQKANWESGDPKKQVRCIYVAVGQKGSTIASVKQSLIDSGAMEYTTIVASPASDSAGFKYIAPYTGSAIGQHWMYNGKHVLIVFDDLSKQAEAYRSISLLLRRPPGREAYPGDVFYLHSRLLERCAKVSDDLGGGSMTGLPIVETKANDVSAYIPTNVISITDGQIFLQSDLFNANQRPAVDVGISVSRVGGAAQTKALKKVSGTLKISLAQYRSLESFAMFASDLDAASKAQLTRGAHLTELLKQPQFSPYSMEQEVVSVWTGTNGKLDDLDLADVLPFEQGLLDYLEHNTDILKTIRETEAFTAETEAALAKAVDAYRETFVSTAGKPLVDKKPEVRQDTPVDQETIVAGEK, from the coding sequence ATGGCAGAACTGACCATCGATCCCGCCTCGATACGCAAGGCGCTCGACGAGTTCGTCGAGTCGTACAAGCCGAGCGACACCCCCACCCAGGAGGTGGGCTATGTCGCCACGGCAGGCGACGGCATTGCGCACGTGACGGGTCTGCCTGGTTGCATGGCCAACGAGCTGCTGACCTTCGAGGACGGCACGCTTGGTCTGGCGTTCAACCTGGACGCTCGTGAGATCGGCGTGGTTATCCTCGGCGATTACGCGGGCATCGAAGAGGGCCAGGAAGTGCGCCGCACCGGCGAAGTGCTTTCCGTGCCCGTCGGCGACGGCTATCTGGGCCGCGTCGTTGACCCGCTGGGCAACCCGATCGACGGACTGGGCGAGATCCAAAGCGAGGGCCGCCGCATCCTCGAGGCCCAGGCCCCGGACGTGATGCACCGTCATCCGGTGGACGAGCCGCTGTCGACCGGTCTGAAGGCCATCGACGCGATGACCCCGATCGGCCGCGGACAGCGCCAGCTCATCATCGGCGACCGCCAGACCGGCAAAACCGCCATCGCGATCGACACCATCATCAACCAGAAGGCCAACTGGGAATCCGGCGATCCGAAGAAGCAGGTGCGCTGCATCTACGTGGCGGTCGGCCAGAAGGGCTCCACCATCGCCTCGGTCAAGCAGAGCCTGATCGACTCCGGCGCCATGGAATACACCACGATCGTGGCCTCCCCAGCCTCCGATTCCGCCGGCTTCAAGTACATCGCCCCCTACACCGGCTCGGCCATCGGCCAGCACTGGATGTACAACGGCAAGCACGTGCTCATCGTCTTCGACGATCTGTCGAAGCAGGCCGAAGCCTACCGTTCGATCTCGCTGCTGCTGCGCCGCCCGCCGGGGCGCGAGGCCTACCCGGGCGATGTGTTCTACCTGCACTCCCGTCTGCTCGAACGCTGCGCGAAAGTCTCCGACGATCTCGGCGGCGGTTCGATGACCGGTCTGCCGATCGTCGAGACCAAGGCGAACGACGTGTCCGCCTACATCCCGACCAACGTGATCTCCATCACCGACGGCCAGATCTTCCTGCAGTCCGACCTGTTCAACGCGAACCAGCGTCCGGCCGTGGACGTGGGCATCTCCGTGTCCCGAGTCGGCGGCGCCGCGCAGACCAAGGCGCTCAAGAAGGTCTCCGGCACGCTGAAGATCTCGCTGGCGCAGTACCGCTCGCTGGAATCCTTCGCCATGTTCGCCTCCGATCTGGACGCGGCTTCGAAGGCGCAGCTGACCCGTGGCGCGCATCTGACCGAGCTGCTCAAGCAGCCGCAGTTCAGCCCGTACTCCATGGAGCAGGAAGTGGTTTCGGTGTGGACCGGCACGAACGGCAAGCTCGACGACCTTGATCTGGCCGACGTGCTGCCCTTCGAGCAGGGACTGCTCGACTATCTGGAGCACAACACCGACATCCTCAAGACCATCCGCGAAACCGAGGCCTTCACCGCGGAGACCGAAGCGGCGCTGGCCAAGGCCGTGGACGCCTACCGCGAGACCTTCGTCTCCACCGCCGGCAAGCCGCTGGTGGACAAGAAGCCCGAGGTCAGGCAGGACACTCCGGTCGACCAGGAGACGATCGTGGCGGGGGAGAAGTAA
- a CDS encoding F0F1 ATP synthase subunit gamma, with protein MGSQLALKSRIASTSSLEKIFNAQEMIASSHIARARDVALNAKPYTDAIFDAVQALVAHTHVSHPIVKKEEDNPRVAVLALTSDRGMAGPYTSSIIRETESLLARLDEQGKQPELYVYGRRGSTYYKYRNRAIADTWEGNTDQPGVEIAETISKALMEAYMKPASQGGVSELYIVYTEFINMVVQKVRVLRMLPVELIRPDQPDNGPMTEDDAENASPLYAFEPSIDEVLDAILPKYIQSRIHECLLTAAASETASRQNAMHTATENARNLIDDLTRKLNASRQASITQELTEIIGSADALNTKEE; from the coding sequence ATGGGCTCGCAACTCGCATTGAAATCCCGCATTGCCTCCACGTCGTCGTTGGAGAAGATCTTCAACGCGCAGGAGATGATCGCGTCTTCGCATATCGCCCGCGCCCGCGACGTGGCGCTGAACGCGAAGCCGTACACCGATGCGATTTTCGATGCCGTGCAGGCTCTGGTGGCCCACACCCATGTGTCGCATCCGATCGTGAAGAAGGAGGAGGACAACCCCCGGGTCGCCGTCCTCGCCCTCACCTCGGATCGCGGCATGGCCGGCCCGTACACCTCCTCGATCATCCGTGAGACGGAATCGCTGCTTGCCCGCCTTGACGAGCAGGGCAAGCAGCCGGAGCTGTACGTGTACGGTCGCCGCGGATCGACGTACTACAAGTACCGCAACCGCGCGATCGCCGACACGTGGGAGGGCAACACCGACCAGCCCGGCGTGGAAATCGCCGAGACGATCTCCAAAGCGCTGATGGAAGCGTATATGAAGCCGGCGAGTCAGGGCGGAGTCTCCGAACTCTACATCGTCTACACCGAGTTCATCAACATGGTGGTGCAGAAGGTGCGCGTGCTGCGCATGCTGCCGGTGGAGCTGATTCGTCCCGACCAGCCGGACAACGGCCCCATGACCGAGGACGACGCCGAGAACGCCTCCCCTCTGTACGCCTTCGAGCCGAGCATCGACGAGGTGCTGGACGCGATTCTGCCGAAGTACATCCAGTCGCGCATCCACGAATGTCTGCTCACCGCGGCCGCATCCGAGACCGCGAGCCGGCAGAACGCCATGCATACGGCCACGGAGAACGCCCGCAACCTGATCGACGATCTGACCCGCAAGCTCAACGCCTCGCGTCAGGCCTCGATCACCCAGGAACTTACCGAAATCATCGGCAGCGCTGACGCGCTGAACACAAAGGAAGAGTAG
- the atpD gene encoding F0F1 ATP synthase subunit beta translates to MAENLTTAPQENEVAIAGRVTRVQGSVIDVEFPVGHLPDIYNALTVELGDTGVREEGEAPARITLEVEQHLGDSTVRAVALKPTDGLVRGAVVTDTGGPIQVPVGDVTKGHVFDVAGNILNKKDGETITVTERWSIHRNPPAFDQLESKTQMFETGIKVIDLLTPYVQGGKIGLFGGAGVGKTVLIQEMIQRVAQNHGGVSVFAGVGERTREGNDLIGEMEEAGVLEKTALVFGQMDEQPGTRLRVPLTALTMAEYFRDVQNQDVLLFIDNIFRFTQAGSEVSTLLGRMPSAVGYQPTLADEMGALQERITSTRGHSITSLQAIYVPADDYTDPAPATTFAHLDATTELSRDIASKGIYPAVDPLSSTSRILDPRYVGQAHYDCANRVKAILQRNKELQDIIALIGIDELSEEDKTTVARARRIEQFLGQNFYVAEKFTGRPGSYVPADETIEAFTRICDGVYDSVPEQAFSGIGGIEDLERKWHDMQKELGA, encoded by the coding sequence ATGGCTGAGAATCTCACCACTGCGCCTCAGGAGAACGAAGTCGCCATCGCCGGCCGCGTGACCCGCGTCCAGGGCTCGGTGATCGACGTCGAGTTCCCCGTGGGCCACCTGCCTGACATCTACAACGCTCTGACGGTGGAGCTCGGCGATACCGGCGTTCGCGAGGAGGGCGAAGCGCCCGCGCGCATCACCCTTGAGGTCGAGCAGCACCTCGGCGACTCCACCGTGCGCGCCGTCGCCCTGAAGCCCACCGACGGCCTGGTGCGCGGCGCGGTCGTCACCGACACCGGCGGCCCGATTCAGGTGCCGGTCGGCGACGTGACCAAGGGCCACGTGTTCGACGTGGCGGGCAACATCCTCAACAAGAAGGACGGCGAGACCATCACCGTCACCGAGCGTTGGTCCATCCACCGCAACCCGCCGGCCTTCGACCAGCTGGAATCCAAAACCCAGATGTTCGAAACCGGCATCAAGGTGATCGATCTGTTGACCCCGTACGTGCAGGGCGGCAAAATCGGCCTGTTCGGCGGCGCGGGCGTCGGCAAGACCGTGCTGATCCAGGAGATGATCCAGCGCGTGGCCCAGAACCACGGCGGCGTCTCCGTGTTCGCCGGCGTGGGCGAGCGCACCCGTGAGGGCAACGACCTGATCGGCGAGATGGAGGAGGCCGGCGTTCTGGAGAAGACCGCCCTGGTCTTCGGCCAGATGGACGAGCAGCCGGGCACCCGTCTGCGCGTGCCGCTGACCGCTCTGACCATGGCCGAGTACTTCCGCGACGTGCAGAACCAGGACGTGCTGTTGTTCATCGACAACATCTTCCGCTTCACGCAGGCCGGTTCCGAGGTGTCCACGCTGCTGGGCCGCATGCCCTCCGCCGTGGGCTACCAGCCGACCCTGGCCGACGAGATGGGCGCCCTGCAGGAGCGCATCACCTCGACCCGCGGCCACTCGATCACCTCGCTGCAGGCCATCTACGTGCCCGCCGACGATTACACCGATCCGGCCCCGGCCACGACCTTCGCCCACCTCGACGCCACCACCGAGCTGTCCCGCGACATCGCGTCCAAGGGCATCTACCCGGCCGTGGACCCGCTGAGCTCCACCTCGCGAATCCTCGACCCGCGCTACGTGGGCCAGGCGCACTACGACTGCGCGAACCGTGTCAAGGCGATTCTGCAGCGCAACAAGGAGCTGCAGGACATCATCGCCCTGATCGGCATCGACGAGCTGAGCGAGGAGGACAAGACCACCGTCGCCCGCGCCCGCCGCATCGAGCAGTTCCTCGGCCAGAACTTCTACGTGGCCGAGAAGTTCACCGGCCGCCCGGGCTCCTACGTGCCTGCCGACGAGACCATCGAGGCCTTCACTCGCATCTGCGACGGCGTGTACGACTCCGTTCCGGAGCAGGCCTTCTCCGGCATCGGCGGCATCGAGGATCTCGAGCGCAAGTGGCATGACATGCAGAAGGAACTGGGTGCGTGA
- a CDS encoding F0F1 ATP synthase subunit epsilon, which yields MTGSDQSAGKTTMRVNIVAADHPVWCGEAVSVTIPASEGGMGILPNHEPILTLIKQGRVTVVEPDDDLHMFDVNDGFISFDSNKLTVAVERGHDVVYTTTEQQ from the coding sequence ATGACGGGTTCGGATCAGAGCGCAGGCAAGACCACGATGCGGGTGAACATCGTCGCCGCCGACCATCCCGTGTGGTGCGGCGAGGCGGTGAGCGTGACCATTCCCGCCTCCGAGGGCGGCATGGGCATCCTGCCGAACCACGAGCCGATACTGACGCTGATCAAGCAGGGACGGGTCACCGTGGTCGAACCCGATGACGACCTGCATATGTTCGATGTGAACGACGGATTCATCTCCTTCGACTCGAACAAACTCACCGTGGCCGTCGAGCGCGGGCACGACGTGGTGTACACCACCACCGAGCAGCAGTAG
- the nucS gene encoding endonuclease NucS has translation MRILVADCCAEYTGRLNASLPLARRVLLIKADNSLLIFSELGSYKPLNWMSAPCTLKDITPDNADADVDTPVPEKVLRVCADKSSDVLEVTLQHIYSDETYDLGEDPGLIKDGVEDHLQRYLAEQIERIGEGARLVRREYPTAIGPVDIMAIDANGEHVAIEIKRNGGIDGVEQLTRYCELLNRDPLLAPVRGIFAAQTITPQAQVLAKDRGFTCLLLDYDEMKGVEDDSLRLF, from the coding sequence GTGCGAATACTTGTTGCTGACTGCTGCGCGGAATACACCGGCCGACTGAACGCCTCTCTGCCTTTGGCGCGCCGCGTTCTATTGATCAAGGCCGACAACAGCCTGCTGATCTTCTCCGAATTGGGCTCCTACAAGCCGCTGAACTGGATGAGCGCCCCCTGCACCTTGAAGGACATCACGCCGGACAACGCCGATGCCGACGTGGACACGCCCGTCCCCGAGAAGGTGCTGCGCGTCTGCGCCGACAAATCCAGCGATGTGCTCGAGGTGACCCTGCAGCATATCTATTCCGACGAGACCTATGATCTGGGCGAGGATCCCGGCCTGATCAAGGATGGCGTGGAGGACCATCTGCAGCGTTATCTGGCCGAGCAGATCGAACGCATCGGCGAAGGCGCGCGGCTGGTGCGCCGTGAATATCCCACCGCGATCGGACCGGTCGACATCATGGCCATCGACGCGAACGGCGAGCATGTGGCCATCGAGATCAAACGCAACGGCGGCATCGACGGCGTGGAGCAGCTCACCCGCTACTGCGAGCTGCTCAACCGCGACCCGCTGCTGGCGCCCGTGCGCGGCATCTTCGCCGCGCAGACCATCACCCCGCAGGCGCAGGTGCTGGCCAAAGACCGCGGCTTCACCTGCCTGCTGCTCGACTATGACGAGATGAAGGGCGTCGAGGACGATTCCCTGCGCCTGTTCTGA
- a CDS encoding FKBP-type peptidyl-prolyl cis-trans isomerase, which produces MRNSIFRGAAKTMAAIASLALCLTVSACSGSSDSDDSNDSASSSEANQLAGITATGELGEKPTIKLHTPMTVENGAYAVLQKGNGETIEDGDRVCAQGVAINVEDGSELMSTWEDDTPDCSILVDSDYLSSTYYDVIKGQTLNTTVAFGINDESSSSSSSTVSSYIMAMTLVSKSRDLEKATGEEVTDLPADLPKVTRDEDGKPSIDMNGQGTVDELIAQTLIKGDGETLTDSSVAVVKYTGWLTDGTQFDSSWDRGTSFSADLSSSGSIIQGWKDGLIGQTVGSQVLLVIPADLAYGDSGSGDTIPGGATIVFVVDIVAAY; this is translated from the coding sequence ATGCGCAATTCTATATTTCGTGGCGCGGCCAAGACGATGGCCGCCATTGCCTCCCTGGCCCTGTGCCTGACCGTGTCCGCATGCTCCGGCAGCTCGGATTCCGACGATTCCAACGATTCCGCCTCATCATCCGAAGCGAACCAGCTCGCGGGCATCACCGCCACCGGCGAACTCGGCGAGAAGCCGACCATCAAGCTGCACACCCCCATGACCGTGGAGAACGGCGCGTACGCCGTACTGCAAAAGGGTAATGGCGAAACCATCGAAGACGGCGATCGCGTCTGCGCCCAAGGCGTGGCCATCAACGTCGAGGACGGTTCCGAACTGATGAGCACCTGGGAGGACGACACCCCGGACTGCTCGATCCTCGTCGATTCCGACTACCTCTCCTCCACCTACTACGACGTGATCAAGGGACAGACGCTCAACACCACCGTGGCGTTCGGCATCAACGACGAATCGTCCAGCTCCTCGAGCTCCACCGTCTCCTCGTACATCATGGCGATGACGCTGGTCTCCAAGTCGCGCGACCTCGAGAAGGCCACCGGCGAGGAAGTCACCGACCTGCCCGCCGATCTGCCGAAGGTGACGCGCGACGAGGACGGCAAGCCCTCCATCGATATGAACGGACAGGGCACGGTCGACGAGCTCATCGCGCAGACGCTGATCAAGGGCGACGGCGAAACCCTGACCGACTCCAGCGTCGCCGTGGTCAAGTACACCGGCTGGCTGACCGACGGCACGCAGTTCGATTCCTCCTGGGACCGCGGCACCAGCTTCAGCGCCGACCTCTCATCCTCCGGCTCGATCATCCAGGGCTGGAAGGACGGCCTGATCGGCCAGACCGTCGGCTCGCAGGTGCTGCTGGTCATCCCCGCCGATCTGGCGTATGGCGACAGCGGCAGCGGCGACACCATCCCCGGCGGCGCCACGATCGTGTTCGTGGTCGATATCGTCGCGGCGTACTGA
- a CDS encoding tetratricopeptide repeat protein produces MAGQPGFNPGVSLAGAVDLEALKHQVKAEPGQAGGAPAAGGYVIDTTENTFQAMVTTSATFPILLLLWVPTDDRLFDMARALGDAVNAQNGLIQLSRIDIAANPSIAQALQVQGAPALFALIGGRPMPLLQGLPSADELAQLCEQVVPKIIQAAHQSGVDGTAPYSGDPDADAASVDSAAGGSDAAVPPEHMEAYRLACEGDYAGAADAYARVLEADPKDSLAARERAKALLLMRSGSANVREVRAAAAAAPDDVETQLAVADIDMIGGQIQDAFDRLLDFLADGHKADIEPVRRRLLEYFAIPEPDDPRLAAARRRLATLMY; encoded by the coding sequence ATGGCGGGTCAGCCGGGATTCAATCCGGGAGTGTCGTTGGCGGGAGCGGTCGATTTGGAGGCGCTCAAGCATCAGGTCAAAGCCGAGCCGGGGCAGGCGGGAGGCGCGCCGGCGGCGGGCGGCTACGTGATCGACACCACCGAGAACACCTTCCAGGCGATGGTGACCACTTCGGCCACCTTCCCCATCCTGCTGCTGCTGTGGGTGCCGACCGACGACCGTCTGTTCGACATGGCCCGTGCCCTCGGCGACGCGGTGAACGCGCAGAACGGTCTGATTCAGCTGTCCCGTATCGACATCGCCGCCAATCCCTCCATCGCGCAGGCCCTGCAGGTGCAGGGCGCGCCCGCGCTGTTCGCGCTGATCGGCGGGCGGCCCATGCCGCTGCTGCAGGGGTTGCCGAGCGCCGACGAGCTCGCGCAGTTGTGCGAGCAGGTGGTGCCGAAGATCATCCAGGCGGCGCACCAGTCCGGTGTGGACGGCACCGCGCCGTACTCCGGCGATCCCGATGCGGACGCCGCTTCCGTCGATTCCGCCGCCGGAGGCTCGGACGCCGCCGTTCCGCCCGAGCATATGGAGGCGTATCGTCTGGCCTGCGAGGGCGACTATGCCGGTGCGGCCGACGCCTACGCCCGCGTGCTGGAAGCCGATCCGAAGGACTCGCTGGCCGCGCGCGAACGTGCGAAGGCGCTGCTGCTGATGCGTTCCGGTTCGGCGAACGTGCGTGAGGTTCGCGCCGCCGCGGCCGCCGCTCCCGACGATGTCGAGACGCAGCTTGCCGTCGCCGACATCGATATGATTGGTGGGCAGATCCAGGATGCCTTCGATCGTCTGCTGGACTTTCTGGCCGATGGGCATAAGGCCGACATCGAGCCGGTGCGTCGGCGTCTGCTGGAGTATTTCGCCATTCCCGAGCCGGACGACCCGCGTCTTGCCGCGGCTCGCCGCCGTCTCGCCACGCTGATGTACTAA
- a CDS encoding CYTH domain-containing protein, translating into MSEPVNDFEYERRFFCREFPAEMDDGDAPTLIVQSYYVHDGNYALRVRLQAHGIRLDMTPDLNPTAIVDQYRNRFSEAFVTVKGPSVGGTRYEAEREIDTRIAAELIKRGGEVIAKNRFSVWIAEDGWSVDVFGGANAPLIIAEAERSGPVTNLTIPKFCTTEITDQARFSNDGLAAWPFSVWADEFEAELAQNGPQFQQLFGKNRME; encoded by the coding sequence ATGTCCGAGCCTGTCAACGATTTTGAATACGAGCGCCGCTTCTTCTGCCGCGAGTTCCCCGCCGAGATGGATGACGGGGACGCGCCCACGCTGATCGTGCAAAGCTATTACGTGCACGACGGCAACTACGCCCTGCGCGTGCGGCTCCAAGCGCATGGGATCCGTCTCGACATGACGCCCGACCTCAATCCGACGGCCATCGTCGACCAGTACCGCAATCGTTTCTCCGAGGCGTTCGTCACCGTCAAAGGCCCGTCCGTAGGCGGCACCCGCTATGAGGCCGAACGCGAGATCGACACGCGCATCGCCGCCGAGCTCATCAAGCGCGGAGGCGAGGTGATCGCCAAGAACCGTTTCTCCGTCTGGATCGCGGAGGACGGTTGGAGCGTGGACGTGTTCGGCGGGGCCAACGCGCCGCTGATCATCGCGGAGGCGGAACGTTCCGGCCCGGTCACCAATCTGACCATTCCGAAGTTCTGCACCACCGAGATCACCGATCAGGCGCGGTTCAGCAACGACGGCCTGGCCGCGTGGCCGTTCTCCGTCTGGGCGGATGAATTCGAGGCGGAACTCGCGCAGAACGGCCCGCAGTTCCAGCAATTGTTCGGCAAGAACCGCATGGAGTAA
- a CDS encoding ECF transporter S component — translation MGNHASNQANQTNQTNLSRSTRPLRWTPADIAVAAALGVACGIVFWGFNFAYAAISPFLGAILPGVASLLHAFWYFSGPLGLLIIRKPGAAMFVNVVGSAAEMLIGNQFSMGFVFASAILQGLFAEIPFAVTRYRVFNLPISLISGLLVAVEYGFYLLFFRYQGVAIVSPRGITHLICEMIGGVVVAGAMSWFLYLAIARTGALDRFASGRAVRGMRD, via the coding sequence ATGGGCAACCATGCCTCAAATCAGGCCAATCAGACCAATCAGACCAATCTTTCTCGATCCACGCGCCCCCTGCGCTGGACCCCCGCCGACATCGCCGTCGCCGCGGCGCTCGGCGTCGCCTGCGGCATCGTGTTCTGGGGCTTCAATTTCGCCTATGCGGCCATATCCCCGTTCCTGGGAGCGATCCTGCCCGGCGTCGCCAGCCTGCTGCACGCCTTCTGGTATTTCTCCGGCCCTTTGGGACTGCTGATCATCCGCAAGCCCGGCGCGGCGATGTTCGTCAATGTGGTCGGTTCCGCGGCGGAGATGCTGATCGGCAACCAGTTCTCGATGGGCTTCGTGTTCGCTTCGGCCATTCTGCAGGGCCTGTTCGCGGAGATTCCGTTCGCGGTGACGCGCTACCGTGTGTTCAACCTGCCCATCTCGTTGATCTCCGGCCTGCTGGTGGCGGTCGAGTACGGCTTCTACCTGCTGTTCTTCCGCTACCAGGGCGTGGCGATCGTCAGTCCGCGCGGCATCACGCACCTCATCTGCGAGATGATCGGCGGCGTGGTGGTCGCCGGCGCGATGAGCTGGTTCCTGTACCTCGCCATCGCCCGCACCGGCGCGCTCGACCGTTTCGCCTCCGGCCGCGCGGTCCGCGGCATGCGCGACTGA
- a CDS encoding Rid family detoxifying hydrolase, giving the protein MSEKMEAVATSEAPAALGAYSQAVKANGFVFVSGQLGIDPATGELAGETAGEQAAQALKNIKHILDAAGTGIEHVCRATIYLKNVEDFKEVDARYAEVFIGSVKPARCAFGGNDIPKGALVEIDAIAVL; this is encoded by the coding sequence ATGAGCGAGAAGATGGAAGCGGTGGCGACCTCCGAGGCCCCGGCGGCACTGGGCGCGTACAGCCAGGCGGTCAAGGCGAACGGCTTCGTGTTCGTGTCCGGCCAGCTGGGCATCGACCCGGCCACCGGCGAACTGGCGGGCGAGACCGCGGGCGAGCAGGCCGCGCAGGCCCTGAAGAACATCAAGCATATCCTCGACGCGGCCGGCACCGGCATCGAGCATGTGTGCCGCGCCACCATCTACTTGAAGAACGTGGAGGACTTCAAGGAGGTGGACGCCCGCTACGCCGAGGTGTTCATCGGTTCCGTGAAGCCGGCCCGCTGCGCTTTCGGCGGCAACGACATCCCCAAAGGCGCGCTTGTGGAGATCGACGCCATCGCCGTGTTGTGA
- a CDS encoding lysophospholipid acyltransferase family protein: protein MVSKGKPSPRSAVKPLPDAQVAKLAASHRLVDPTAYYPTGPRTPNEAEINAQNPKATKRLLAGVSLVFRASCKTKAWGLEHVPETGTFITAATHVTMFDVFVPMMSLFHQGRRPRYMAKAEMAKWPLIGKWFQLVGMQPVQRRSGKAKDIVDTSIDIVTSGRPLTVWPEGTVTRDPQKWPMSMKNGVGMIALESSRRLGYQVPLFCAVTWGAASINHWWPWPRKNVVMCYDAALDYADLLEGMDGWGEEPPVELADELTRRIRVRMTEIMAEIRGEQPPDGVWDYRTMSRIKE, encoded by the coding sequence ATGGTATCGAAAGGAAAACCGTCGCCGCGTTCGGCCGTGAAGCCGCTTCCCGACGCCCAGGTCGCGAAGCTCGCCGCCAGCCATCGTCTGGTGGATCCCACCGCGTACTATCCGACCGGCCCGCGCACGCCCAACGAGGCGGAGATCAACGCGCAGAATCCCAAAGCCACCAAACGCCTGCTGGCGGGCGTCTCCCTGGTGTTCCGCGCGAGCTGCAAAACCAAGGCCTGGGGTCTGGAGCATGTGCCCGAAACTGGCACGTTCATCACCGCGGCCACACATGTGACCATGTTCGACGTGTTCGTGCCGATGATGAGCCTGTTCCACCAAGGTCGCCGTCCTCGCTATATGGCCAAGGCCGAGATGGCGAAGTGGCCGCTGATCGGCAAATGGTTCCAGCTTGTGGGCATGCAGCCGGTGCAGCGGCGCAGCGGCAAGGCCAAGGATATCGTCGACACCTCGATCGACATCGTCACTTCGGGCCGTCCGTTGACCGTATGGCCCGAGGGCACGGTGACGAGGGATCCACAGAAATGGCCGATGAGCATGAAGAACGGCGTGGGTATGATCGCGCTCGAATCGTCGCGTCGGCTGGGGTATCAGGTGCCGCTGTTCTGCGCGGTGACGTGGGGTGCGGCCAGCATCAACCATTGGTGGCCGTGGCCCCGCAAGAACGTGGTGATGTGCTATGACGCGGCGCTTGACTACGCCGATCTGCTGGAAGGCATGGACGGCTGGGGCGAGGAGCCGCCGGTCGAGCTCGCCGACGAACTCACGCGCCGCATCCGCGTGCGCATGACCGAGATCATGGCCGAAATCCGCGGCGAGCAGCCCCCCGACGGCGTCTGGGACTACCGCACGATGAGCCGAATCAAGGAGTAG